One Fulvia fulva chromosome 12, complete sequence genomic region harbors:
- a CDS encoding Phosphocarrier protein HPr: MKPWRAATGYHARSETGQLCMTAHYTSTNESCIGGGAWRLMVDRVMGHLRNVTVYKIRLIFTSQQVRCIQVYRASVKHTLVRTYIIYTAITGSLCSKPAPSKPSTTASADVVIQTPNGIHDVGLHHIVKESKTYSSNIRITVDGRTVSGISKIEMEGLDLAMGKTMTIWAEGEDADEAVQSLQGLVSSLKDDEPPAKKYDL, encoded by the coding sequence ATGAAGCCCTGGAGAGCTGCTACAGGGTACCATGCCAGGTCCGAAACAGGTCAGCTATGCATGACAGCGCATTATACATCGACCAACGAATCGTGTATCGGTGGTGGCGCGTGGCGGCTCATGGTCGACAGAGTCATGGGCCACTTGCGCAACGTCACCGTATACAAAATACGACTGATCTTCACTTCTCAACAAGTACGATGCATCCAAGTCTATAGAGCCTCCGTCAAGCACACATTGGTCCGGacatatataatatatacaGCCATAACGGGCTCATTGTGCTCGAAACCAGCGCCTTCGAAGCCTTCTACCACGGCCTCTGCAGACGTCGTCATCCAGACACCAAACGGCATACACGATGTCGGACTACACCACATAGTCAAAGAATCCAAAACCTACAGCTCGAACATACGGATCACAGTCGACGGCAGGACGGTCAGTGGGATTAGCAAGATTGAGATGGAGGGGCTGGATCTGGCCATGGGCAAGACAATGACCATCTGGGCAGAAGGCGAGGATGCCGATGAAGCTGTGCAGAGCTTACAAGGTCTTGTCTCTTCGCTGAAAGATGATGAGCCACCAGCAAAGAAATATGACCTGTAA